The proteins below are encoded in one region of Aeromonas veronii:
- a CDS encoding DUF1523 family protein: protein MSLKFKKPAFIALGLIALLSAIWLDFYLPEHTIATITGVEVKRTDKDGPISQKNPADGPITDVYYIYTERPGEKIRVFRNEDTQWGWPFYFKFNAADVQAKAKSMEFEKRLAIITSYGWRVNMFSLFPNVTKIESTQPDASTWSFFRWFWFGIWALVMGKAAIATWRYFDRLEDEL, encoded by the coding sequence ATGAGCCTGAAGTTCAAGAAACCCGCTTTTATCGCCTTGGGCCTCATCGCCCTGCTCTCCGCTATCTGGCTCGATTTCTACCTGCCGGAACACACCATCGCCACCATCACCGGGGTGGAGGTGAAGCGTACCGACAAGGATGGCCCCATCAGCCAGAAGAACCCGGCCGACGGCCCCATCACCGATGTCTACTACATCTACACCGAACGCCCTGGCGAGAAGATCCGGGTGTTTCGCAATGAAGATACCCAGTGGGGCTGGCCCTTCTACTTCAAGTTCAATGCCGCGGATGTGCAGGCCAAGGCCAAGTCCATGGAGTTCGAGAAGCGCCTCGCCATCATCACCTCCTACGGCTGGCGCGTGAACATGTTCTCCCTGTTCCCGAACGTCACCAAGATTGAGAGCACTCAGCCCGACGCCTCCACCTGGAGCTTCTTCCGCTGGTTCTGGTTCGGCATCTGGGCCCTGGTGATGGGCAAGGCCGCCATTGCCACCTGGCGT